From the genome of Pukyongia salina, one region includes:
- a CDS encoding polysaccharide biosynthesis protein, which translates to MLTPKRILPNFYKGDNRLKVLDQRYLPRWIVLLIDVFLVVLSMVLVYLIILGTPIKFRDFISVPAQGGFILAVNILFFFVFKTYSGIIRHSTFTDILKLALSALFTCVSLIGFNFLFAAIQGDRIFLTTSLLIYMLVSFTVMLLFRIAVKESYQFLRNTAAGKVKKRVAIVGVDDQTISLGKALTTESNMPFVLVGFLTEIFDSKRFKILGKPVIPIKDSFSETISKMDLDGILLISEGMNGKRKNQIIEDCIENNIEIFNVPNLESWNKKEDIHHHIKPLDIEDLLDRSPITIDNEMIELDLHDKVIMVTGGAGSIGSEIVRQVAGFEPKQLVILDQAESALHDLEIYLSQNHPKLNFITELADISNMYRMGLLFNKYDFDVIYHAAAYKHVPLIERNPHEAIYVNILGTVNLAILSASYEIKKFVMVSTDKAVNPTNVMGASKRVAEMYVQSLQNEKGVNTKFITTRFGNVLGSSGSVIPHFRKQISQGGPVTVTHKEIIRYFMTIPEACQLVLQAGTMGNGGEIYVFDMGKPVKILDLAEKMIRLSGLEPYEDIDIKITGLRPGEKLYEELLNDSSTSLPTHHPKIMISKTPVGKFEDLKKDVKQIIKMATRGKNDEVVQLLKDMVPEFISENSEFEVLDKPKMEELVKEKIK; encoded by the coding sequence GTGCTAACCCCCAAACGTATCTTACCAAATTTCTATAAGGGTGATAATCGCCTTAAAGTACTGGACCAAAGGTATTTACCTAGATGGATCGTATTATTGATCGATGTCTTCTTAGTGGTACTCTCAATGGTACTCGTTTACCTGATTATACTGGGAACACCCATTAAGTTTCGTGATTTTATATCGGTTCCCGCACAGGGAGGCTTTATTCTGGCGGTAAATATTTTATTCTTTTTTGTATTTAAGACCTATTCTGGAATCATACGGCATTCAACCTTCACAGATATACTTAAATTGGCGTTGTCTGCACTATTTACATGTGTTAGTCTAATTGGCTTCAATTTCCTATTTGCGGCAATTCAGGGTGATAGGATCTTCTTAACCACTTCCCTTCTTATCTATATGCTGGTTTCCTTTACAGTTATGCTGTTATTTAGGATCGCAGTGAAAGAAAGTTATCAATTCCTGCGGAACACGGCTGCCGGTAAAGTAAAGAAACGTGTAGCTATAGTTGGGGTGGACGACCAGACGATTTCTTTAGGGAAAGCATTAACTACCGAATCCAATATGCCCTTCGTGTTGGTTGGATTTCTTACAGAGATATTCGATTCGAAGCGATTTAAGATTTTAGGGAAACCTGTCATCCCCATTAAGGACAGTTTTTCGGAAACTATTTCAAAAATGGATCTGGATGGAATTCTTCTAATTAGTGAAGGAATGAATGGAAAGCGTAAGAACCAGATCATAGAGGACTGTATTGAGAATAACATCGAGATATTCAATGTTCCGAATCTGGAATCCTGGAACAAGAAGGAGGATATACACCATCATATAAAACCTCTGGATATAGAAGACCTGCTGGATAGAAGTCCGATCACCATCGACAACGAAATGATCGAGCTCGACCTTCATGATAAAGTGATAATGGTAACAGGTGGGGCAGGATCCATAGGAAGTGAGATCGTTAGACAGGTAGCAGGTTTCGAACCAAAACAGCTTGTAATACTTGATCAGGCAGAATCTGCCCTACATGATCTGGAGATCTATCTATCACAAAATCATCCTAAGTTAAATTTTATAACAGAGCTCGCAGACATTAGCAATATGTATCGAATGGGTTTGTTGTTCAATAAATATGATTTCGATGTCATTTATCATGCTGCTGCCTATAAGCATGTTCCACTTATAGAACGTAACCCTCATGAGGCTATTTATGTGAATATACTAGGAACGGTTAACCTGGCAATACTTTCGGCCAGCTACGAGATTAAGAAATTTGTAATGGTTTCTACAGACAAGGCCGTGAACCCAACCAACGTTATGGGAGCTTCTAAAAGAGTAGCCGAAATGTACGTGCAGTCGCTTCAGAATGAAAAAGGAGTAAATACTAAGTTTATCACCACCAGATTTGGCAATGTACTGGGATCCAGTGGATCTGTAATCCCGCATTTCAGAAAGCAAATATCGCAGGGAGGTCCTGTAACCGTAACTCATAAAGAGATCATACGATATTTTATGACGATTCCCGAAGCATGTCAGCTGGTTCTTCAGGCAGGCACTATGGGAAATGGGGGAGAGATCTACGTATTTGATATGGGTAAACCCGTAAAAATTCTTGATTTGGCGGAAAAAATGATTCGACTTTCTGGTCTAGAACCCTACGAAGATATTGATATCAAGATCACCGGTTTACGCCCGGGAGAGAAGCTATATGAAGAACTTCTAAACGATTCTTCGACCTCTTTGCCTACACATCATCCCAAAATCATGATCTCGAAGACTCCTGTGGGGAAATTTGAAGACCTTAAAAAAGATGTGAAGCAAATTATAAAAATGGCTACTCGAGGGAAGAATGATGAGGTTGTACAATTGCTAAAGGATATGGTACCGGAATTTATAAGTGAGAATTCAGAGTTTGAGGTGTTGGACAAACCTAAAATGGAAGAATTAGTAAAAGAAAAGATTAAATAG